The genomic stretch TCGTCTCTcccttcattttttctctctcaatactttgtttatttttcaatgtttgctgTATTTGAAGTTTAACTTAATTAATAAATCTTTGCTTTTATTTCTGTATGAATACTTATTTCtctacaatttatttacttcctctttcaatattactTCTATTTCATCTCAAAAAATAAGTTATTCTTATACATTTTCcagtctttctttctttctttatttgaatatgaattttatttccacaaaattttccctCCGTGGGCTACCACCTTGCCGTGGTGGATGGGCTTAAGAACTTACCAACAAGGAGTTCAACCAAGAGTAGTCCAactttttttacatgaatttaaaGAGCACGCACATCAGGTGGTGGTATTTATAACCAATAAAAAGCGCAAACGCAGCAGTTGGCCGTTTAATCGTTAAGATGGACCTGCGATTGAAGCATCCGTTCTGCGTGTTAGTTGCCGGACCTAGCTCGGCGGAAAGACGTGTTTCACAAGTagacttataaaatttcaaaaggaaatgCTCGACGTGTCGTTTTCCGACATAATCTGGTGTTATGCGGAATGGCAGCCATCCTACGAGCCTTTAAAACTCTTGGGTGTCACCTTCCAAGAAGGACTGCCAGACATGAAGAGTATTCCGCCATCAAGCGGCGCTAAATTAATGATCTTAGACGATCTAATGATGGAAAGTAGCGATAGAGTCGTGGTAGATCTATTCTCTAGGGGAAGCCATCAAAGAAATATAAGTATTATCCACCTACTAGGTTGGGACAAGTCAGGAAAGTCAGGAAAGTCAGGAAATAgtcaggaaaaaaagttttggtcAGGAAAATCAGGAAATCGTCAGGATGAGCGCCCGAAGAGTCAGGATGGATCGGATTGTGTGCCTTTTGCTGTGCCGCCGGCCACCGCACGCCGCACTGGCGGCAAGCGACAGCCGCAAGATGAGCCGAGAACGCCCGCGCCGCGCTGTCTCAccgcctcccttcccctcgtgCTAACCCGTGCCGAACTGGGCTGCCGCCTTCACCGCCGAAGCAAGGAGTGCTGGCGTCGCTCTGCCTGCCGCTGCATGGCAaggttctcgcatgtgttctagcaattcaccgctttacacgacgcaattttgattgcgccttcgcacgtacgtcagactgcgcaattccgtgtaccgtgtaaaacggcctttagacactcttaaccctctcatgcatgcatgcatgcatgaaatcctttggagtaatcaaaaaataaaataaacatgtgacgAGTGCAAAAAGTGAAAAGGGTTGAAATTTTACATCGCTTGCTGCAGCGGTTCCAATTAGGCAAAcgtttagcaaataatttagactattgaaaaggaaccaacttcaatattgagctcagagagaattcagaagagtcaaagcatttttagaaaatttctagaaaacattcagcaatgtgagtcacttaaaaataacgatcattgattataaaataaattttgaaattaccgaTTGCTAATTCAGATGCACTATAATTGAATTCATATGCCTACTTTTAAAGCTCCTCTCGATCACCCGTCAGGTATGCTATcagctaaataaaactaaaacacatATATGCATATGCTTTTCACTAAGGATGACCATGTCATTGCAAAACGCTATTTTCTCACCATGCGTCTTGTCGTTCATTATCATGCTctggaaaaattagttgataattGAGAATAGAGAAAAGTATAAAGTCTGAACGCAATGAAGATTACCAATAAATCTGGAGCAAAGTATCAATACCTGAATTAATGACTTTTGATCGGATAACCAGGCTaaaatctcaaaagtaaaaagaatccTTCACTTGGAAGAGGTTCTGATTCAATACAGTTGCAAGTACATAtgacgtgaaaagaaaaaaaattgaaacggtttATCCTAATTTACCTTAGAAGTTTAGCAAGACTACCAATTTATAGCTTGTTCGAGTGAAggaataattaccataaaaaatataggtttctaTCATGCGATTTACGATCTTTCCCGTGatgcctgagaaatatttttaatgcgctaaaatatttttgaacttcaattaTCACATGTTATGGGTTATTCTGCTCAGCCATTGCCTGGAAAATTGCTCTGTATTATTTAATGgcgtacaaaataataaaattacaactagTTTTTAGTCTCACGTCTAGAAATGAGGTTGAATGATTTCTTACAATGGGGATACAGTGGAGGTCATGCCTTTCGGGTTGatgatgtaaaaacataattgtcTTTGCACGAATAAGTATGTTAGGTAATTTAtctcaaaagtggaaaaaaatctagcttATCACATGTGATAGGAGCATCGCAAATCTTGTACATCACTTCTttggtatatatacatattaattttgaccgattcactttcagcgatatttttttaacgtgtgaGGGGTATTAAGAGGTTGTTGGTGCCGATTTgtatatccatgaaataaaagGATTCCTAAATTCAAGTGCCCACGTGTAGTATGAGACGtttcgtccagctttcttcgtttctgACAGTTTGAGCACGTCGCCACTGTATAGCGGGAGGCCGGCATACACGGCAGTGTAACGCGCTCTTCTTccacaaaaagtcattttatcatttgtggactACTGAGACCATTAACGGAGAAAGCGCAGGAAATATTGACTACATTGTGTTGAACGCATGGCGACGCAGCGTCTCAGGAACCTTAAATGAATTCTGTACTACCATACGACAATGCAATAGCAAAGTTGCATTGGGTCGTCTGTGACATAGTAGCGGCTTGGTAGGCTCATGCGCAGAAGCGAGTGAGGCAACCTTAGGCTCTAAACCTTGGCTCCACGGTCGCTCCTTTTCCGCGCCTTTCCCCCCACACCCCCCGCCATCCCACGCGCTCCCCGGGTCTACGCCCGCGGCGGGTCAACAATAACAGTGCGACGGTGACGAGTCCGGACGAGTCGGTGTGCCTGGAGAGCAGCGGAGGTTGCGTTTTCTTCATTGAAGGTAGGCTGTCACGAATATTAGCAAACTCACTGTCGTGTTATTTTATCCACTCCATTCGACTATTCATTGAAACTTAATGGTGCTGTAGTTCAAAATGagattgtattattttcagaccCGAATGCTGAGGCCCATTTCGTCTCTAGTCATGGTCGGGGGAAAGCAGACGTATTGGAACGAGGATTGGTCAAAGGAGCTTCATTTCAGCTGCTTCTCACCAAAGACTTCGACTGCATTAAAGCATGGATTGCCAGAAGGAAAACCAACATCTTTCTACTGCTCGGTGTGCTGCAAGACGAATCAACTCGGCAACATGGGTCGCGGTGCCCTGACTAAACACCTGTCATCAACCCACCACAATACTGCCGTCGAGAACAAGAAGAGCTGTTACGggatcaagatattttgtttgccTTCCGCTAAGAAGGTAAGTGATGgtgagttatttgtaaaatcttcggGGTTTTCTGGTTCTCTACCCCAGCCTGATTTTTGTAGGTGACTACAGCAACTCCCTCTACCTCTACATCCGCGTCGGTGAACCCCACGGCGGCGGCACCTGGTTCCTCAGCATCGGGTGGGACTGCAGAAGACCCTCGGGACGATCCCGATGACCCCACACCAGCTTCACCTGCCTGCACATGTTCATGCCCATGTGCGCGATGTACCAACGAAGTTATCGCCGTCCCGAAGACTGCTGGTTTGCAAGGTCTTAACACCTGGTTAATGAAGCAAGATACTACCAAAGCTGAGATTTTGTGGTGTATCTATTGTGTAACGAGCCATACTTCTTTGTCTTCTGGGGGCAAGGCAGTGCAGTTATTTCCCACAATGTTCCCAGATAGTATGATTGCTGCAAAAATGGAATTGGGTCGGAACAAAATCGCCTATTCACTTGTACATGGTTTAGCCCCACATTTCCATGATGTTATCACATCTAAGTTAACCAAACTGGATTTTGTGGTAGTTTTATTTGACGAGAGTCTCAATAAGTGTAGCCAGAAGACTCAAATGGATcttgccattaaattttggtgtgatGATCAAAATGAAACGGTGACGAAATATTATGATTCAGTGTTCCTGGGTCGCTCAAGGGCGACTGATCTCATATCGGCATACTGCACAGCAATTCCTAGAAGTGTGCAGTCTCATGTGCTTATGGTTGGCATGGATGGCCCGAATGTTAATGTCAAGTTCCTGAAAGATCTCCagatttatatgaaaacagaGTTTGGTGAGGATGAGCCACTGCTGCTGCTCATGGGGTCCTGTGGTTTgcacgtagttcataattccttcAAAGAGGGGGTTAGTAAGTGTGGCTGGAATATTGTCATGTTTCTCAGGGCCttatacaatatatttaagaatgtgCCTGCCCGTCGCAGTAAGTATACAGAGTGGACAGGCTCTACTACTTTCCCAAATAAGTATTGTGCAGTGAGGTGGTTGAATAATGCACCTGGTGCCgataattgcatcaaaatattgccaaacgtaaaaacttttattgaaaaagtgagaactggacctgaagaggataaaataaaatctgccGGCTTCTTGTATGTTGCAAAAGCTGTTGAAGATAAGATGTTGGGGCCTAAGTTAGCCTTCTTCTCATATGTTGCAAGACTTGTTGAGCCATTCTTGACTACTTATCAAACCAATGACCCAATGGCGCCGTTCTTGCACACGGACCTGTCGAACTTAGTGTCGAACCTGCTTAGACATTTTGTCAAGAATGATTATGTAAATCGAAAGTCAGATGTATGTAAAGTTGACATTACCAATGAAGacaatctgattcctgtgaagaacttcaattttagtttttctgtaaAGGACGCTCTCAAAAAAGTAcaagtatctactccagaaaTGCTGAAGTTCAAGGAGGAGTGTGTGCTCCTGCTGAAGGCTATGGttagtaaaattcttgaaaaggcTCCCTTGAATTACAAACTCTGCAGAGCCATAACTTTTTGTGACCCAGAACTGATTTCACATTCCAAAACTGCCGTTTCTACTCGACTGAACGGCTTCTTGGAACAACTGCACAGCCGCAATTGGCTTCCTGCAAGTGAGTGCGACACTATTTTGTCTGACTTTAAGGTGCTCTGTGACAAACAAGTATTTGCTAACGCCTGTCAAGAATATGATCGTCAGAGGCAGAGACTAGATCATTTCTGGAGAGGTATCTGGGATCGTTATAAGTGCTCAGATGGTTTAGTGAAAGTGATTAAAATGGCTCTGATCATAAGCCATGGCCAAGCTTTCATCGAGCGTGGCTTCTCCATCAATAAGGAGATAATAGTAGAGAACCAATTAGATATGTCTTTGGTGGCTCAGCGCCAAGTGTACGACTCAGTCAACGCTGCTGGTGgcgtagaaaacataaaaatatctgctgAAATGATCAACAGATTTCGGCACGCGCGCTCCGAGTATGAAGAAGCAAAGAAGCAGCGCCGATCTGAGGACGCTGAGGTCGAAAAAAAAAGGACCCATGAGAAGATGATTGGAACTGAAGTTAAGGAGCTTCAAGCCAAAAAGATGAAAGTGTTAGCATCAAGCCAGAAGGAGGCTGATGccattgatgaagaaataaaaaagttgactggtactttctaacttaacaatggagtttctaacttagacaatttgtgaagtgcactttaaattaatagtgatttttttgttcaccaagttttttttactgttttgactaatgattaagtcacagtgattgctagtccaaagtggccatattttgtttggaaagtcaatatgaaagaactatgataatttgtgaagtgtacttaaaatgaggaaatagtgatttttttgttcaccttgttttttttactgttttgactaatgattaagtcacagtgattgctagtccacagtggccattttttgtttggaaagtcactatgaaagaactattattatgtgtgaagtgtacttaaaataagtaaattgtgattgttttgttcaccttgttttttacggttttgactaatgattaagtcacaatgattgctagtccacggtggccatattttgtttggaaagtcactatgaaagaactatgataatttgtgaagtgtacttaaaataaggaaatagtgatttttttgttcaccttgttttttttttactgttttgactaatgattaagtcacagtgattgctagtccacagtggccattttttgtttggaaagtcactatgaaagaactattattatgtgtgaagtgtacttaaaataagtaaattgtgattgttttgttcaccttgttttttttactgttttgactaatgattaagtcacaatgattgctagtccacagtggccatattttgtttggaaagtaccAAAGTACCTAACGTGTAGTACTGTACAGTAGTAACATTTCTTGTAAGTTTTTCtgatattacaattaaaaaatactgaagtgttGCATATTTTGAGCTATTTCCTTGTATATGACCTCTTATGACATCTTTCTTCATGCGTTAAAACTTATGGCGAACGCTAGAAAAAGTCAGGATATATCAAGATTTTGGTCAGGAAAAAGTCAGGAAAAGTCAGGATGGGAGGAAATTGAGATCTTGTCCCAACCTAGACCTAACGCAGACCCTGTTTCACCAAGGAAAGGGAGCTAGAGATATATCACTCAACACCCACTACGTTGTATACTTCAAAAATCCTAGGGGTAGGAGTCAGATTTTGAGTCTCGCACGGCAGATTTCTCCGAGAGATATTAGATTTTTGCAAGACGCGTATGACGATGCGGCGCAAGAAGCTCACGGATATTTATTCATCGATTTAAAACAGTCCACTCCGATGCATTTCGCTTTCGTGCCAAAATATTTCCGGACGATGCGCATCATTATTTTTACCAGTCAAGGAAATGAAGACAAATGACTCGACGTTAGAgtggtaataaatagaaacagaCTCTTGGTCAATGTTTTAGTCACCATGAAGCAGAGGATAGCTAAGCACGTCGATATTCTGAGCTTTATTGCACGCTGCAAACCTTCGATACGCACAGCAATTCTCAAAACGGCGGACCCAGCGCTCACCAGAACCATTTGTGAAATCGTTGATAACACGTTGAAAGGAAGAGTGGATTTAACTACTGCGCAGAAAAAGCGTTTGGCGAGGCACAAAGTTTTACTACGTAAACTCGCAACGGGAAAAGGTTGTTGgtataaaaagaagaaattaatagtGCAATCGGGAGGTTTCATTTTACCACTACTCTTACCAGTTATAAGCGGTGTCATTTCCAGCATTATTAGTAATGGATCACGCTAAGAAAATAGTGCTTGTTCCTTATGAAACTATGCATCGCATGAATAACCCAACCGTTTCGATGACCAATAGCGGCCAAGTCCTCTCGGCCTTGGATGACGAGATGGAGAGAATTTTACGCGCATCCATGCAATCAGACGGTGAAAAATGGAATTTATATAAACAATGTCTCCATCGTTTTCTGCACTTCGCGGGAGAGGAAAGGAAACCATTAGGTCTACCTATAATGGAAAAGGAACGCGACGTGGATAATGAAAGTTCTGTCATTGTAGGAGAGGAGAGACGCATTCCCCTACGGTCTGAAATTATTAATTCAGTACCACTGAAATACAGGAAAAGGGCAGAGCTTCTGGTGGACAGAATATTGTTGTCAGATAAAATCAGCTGGAGCTCTGATGGAACGGTTACCATTAAGGGTGGCGTTATTCCAGGGTCCAATATCATAGATCTAGTTGGAGATATAATGAGAGAGAGGAGAAATTCAAGCCCTATCGGTATCGCTTCCTTCGCGTCATTATTATCGGAAATAAACACGCCACTGGAATATATAGGGAATCGTCCGCGGCTTCAAATCATTCAGAGCCACACACCGAAGGTGAGAGAACGTAACGTGGAAAGGCTACCATTTATGCGTCGGAGGACTCAAGAGTTCACCAAAGAGTTCATCCTCCGCTAAGGAGACGATGATTCAGCGTTGGACTCCATatcgttttaaaaaatgaagtcacTGGACTCGATACTTCGAAATGTTT from Ischnura elegans chromosome 7, ioIscEleg1.1, whole genome shotgun sequence encodes the following:
- the LOC124162298 gene encoding uncharacterized protein LOC124162298 isoform X1; translated protein: MRLYYFQTRMLRPISSLVMVGGKQTYWNEDWSKELHFSCFSPKTSTALKHGLPEGKPTSFYCSVCCKTNQLGNMGRGALTKHLSSTHHNTAVENKKSCYGIKIFCLPSAKKVTTATPSTSTSASVNPTAAAPGSSASGGTAEDPRDDPDDPTPASPACTCSCPCARCTNEVIAVPKTAGLQGLNTWLMKQDTTKAEILWCIYCVTSHTSLSSGGKAVQLFPTMFPDSMIAAKMELGRNKIAYSLVHGLAPHFHDVITSKLTKLDFVVVLFDESLNKCSQKTQMDLAIKFWCDDQNETVTKYYDSVFLGRSRATDLISAYCTAIPRSVQSHVLMVGMDGPNVNVKFLKDLQIYMKTEFGEDEPLLLLMGSCGLHVVHNSFKEGVSKCGWNIVMFLRALYNIFKNVPARRSKYTEWTGSTTFPNKYCAVRWLNNAPGADNCIKILPNVKTFIEKVRTGPEEDKIKSAGFLYVAKAVEDKMLGPKLAFFSYVARLVEPFLTTYQTNDPMAPFLHTDLSNLVSNLLRHFVKNDYVNRKSDVCKVDITNEDNLIPVKNFNFSFSVKDALKKVQVSTPEMLKFKEECVLLLKAMVSKILEKAPLNYKLCRAITFCDPELISHSKTAVSTRLNGFLEQLHSRNWLPASECDTILSDFKVLCDKQVFANACQEYDRQRQRLDHFWRGIWDRYKCSDGLVKVIKMALIISHGQAFIERGFSINKEIIVENQLDMSLVAQRQVYDSVNAAGGVENIKISAEMINRFRHARSEYEEAKKQRRSEDAEVEKKRTHEKMIGTEVKELQAKKMKVLASSQKEADAIDEEIKKLTGTF
- the LOC124162298 gene encoding uncharacterized protein LOC124162298 isoform X2 — translated: MLRPISSLVMVGGKQTYWNEDWSKELHFSCFSPKTSTALKHGLPEGKPTSFYCSVCCKTNQLGNMGRGALTKHLSSTHHNTAVENKKSCYGIKIFCLPSAKKVTTATPSTSTSASVNPTAAAPGSSASGGTAEDPRDDPDDPTPASPACTCSCPCARCTNEVIAVPKTAGLQGLNTWLMKQDTTKAEILWCIYCVTSHTSLSSGGKAVQLFPTMFPDSMIAAKMELGRNKIAYSLVHGLAPHFHDVITSKLTKLDFVVVLFDESLNKCSQKTQMDLAIKFWCDDQNETVTKYYDSVFLGRSRATDLISAYCTAIPRSVQSHVLMVGMDGPNVNVKFLKDLQIYMKTEFGEDEPLLLLMGSCGLHVVHNSFKEGVSKCGWNIVMFLRALYNIFKNVPARRSKYTEWTGSTTFPNKYCAVRWLNNAPGADNCIKILPNVKTFIEKVRTGPEEDKIKSAGFLYVAKAVEDKMLGPKLAFFSYVARLVEPFLTTYQTNDPMAPFLHTDLSNLVSNLLRHFVKNDYVNRKSDVCKVDITNEDNLIPVKNFNFSFSVKDALKKVQVSTPEMLKFKEECVLLLKAMVSKILEKAPLNYKLCRAITFCDPELISHSKTAVSTRLNGFLEQLHSRNWLPASECDTILSDFKVLCDKQVFANACQEYDRQRQRLDHFWRGIWDRYKCSDGLVKVIKMALIISHGQAFIERGFSINKEIIVENQLDMSLVAQRQVYDSVNAAGGVENIKISAEMINRFRHARSEYEEAKKQRRSEDAEVEKKRTHEKMIGTEVKELQAKKMKVLASSQKEADAIDEEIKKLTGTF